From one Chryseobacterium sp. 3008163 genomic stretch:
- a CDS encoding efflux transporter outer membrane subunit, protein MKNLSIIKGTAFSVLTALVITSCHVRKEYERPAAVVDEKLFRTDMLPQDSTSTANVSWKEIFTDPILQKHISKALENNLDIRIALQNITSAEAYLRQSKAAYQPTLTVGPGYTFQTQSLNTQFGQIIGERRYVNQFDITGSIAWEADLWGKLKAQEKAQLATYLGNVAAHQAVKSDLVSSIASSYYQLLTLDDQKKIIQETIKIRENNLETTKALKIAGTLTEVAVQQSQALVYNAQSLLIDIDTQIQQLENTMSLLMGEPSQAIERSTLEGQTLPANFALGYPANLLANRPDVMQAEFNLMNAFELTNSAKAQFYPTLKLTGSGGLQSVDIDHLFSVNSLFGSLIGGLAQPILNKRQIKTNYEVSLANKETAYLNFRKTVLTAGKEVSDAIRVFSVQDSFIDLKTKELNAYKNSVEYSQELVNYGMANYLEVLNANVNSLNAELNISNAQYSKMKAAVDLYRALGGGWK, encoded by the coding sequence ATGAAAAATTTATCAATAATAAAAGGAACTGCTTTTTCAGTGCTTACCGCTCTTGTCATTACTTCTTGCCATGTACGAAAGGAGTATGAAAGACCTGCAGCTGTAGTAGATGAAAAACTCTTCCGTACAGATATGCTTCCACAAGATAGTACAAGCACGGCAAATGTTTCATGGAAAGAAATATTTACCGATCCTATTCTTCAAAAGCATATTTCTAAAGCTTTAGAAAACAATTTAGATATAAGAATCGCTCTGCAGAACATTACTTCTGCAGAAGCGTATTTAAGGCAAAGTAAAGCTGCTTATCAACCAACATTAACCGTTGGTCCTGGTTACACTTTTCAGACTCAGTCTTTGAACACTCAGTTTGGGCAGATCATTGGAGAGAGAAGATATGTGAACCAATTTGATATTACCGGAAGTATTGCGTGGGAAGCTGATTTGTGGGGGAAACTGAAAGCTCAGGAGAAAGCTCAGTTGGCAACGTATTTAGGAAATGTTGCTGCACATCAGGCAGTGAAAAGTGATTTAGTTTCATCAATCGCTTCAAGTTATTATCAATTATTGACTTTAGATGATCAGAAAAAAATCATTCAGGAGACGATAAAAATCCGTGAGAATAATCTTGAAACTACGAAAGCGTTAAAAATTGCCGGAACTTTAACGGAAGTTGCAGTTCAGCAAAGTCAAGCCTTAGTTTATAATGCACAGTCTTTGTTAATCGACATCGATACTCAGATTCAGCAATTGGAAAATACAATGAGCTTGTTAATGGGTGAACCTTCACAAGCGATTGAAAGATCAACTTTAGAAGGTCAAACACTTCCTGCGAACTTTGCATTGGGCTATCCTGCCAATTTATTAGCAAACCGTCCGGATGTAATGCAGGCAGAATTCAACCTTATGAATGCTTTTGAATTAACAAATTCTGCAAAAGCACAGTTTTATCCTACATTGAAATTGACAGGAAGCGGTGGATTACAGTCAGTGGATATTGATCATTTGTTCAGTGTTAACTCACTTTTTGGAAGTTTAATCGGAGGTTTAGCTCAACCTATTTTAAACAAAAGACAAATAAAAACCAATTACGAAGTAAGTCTTGCAAATAAAGAAACGGCTTATCTAAACTTTAGAAAAACAGTTCTTACCGCCGGAAAAGAAGTTTCTGATGCCATCAGAGTATTTTCTGTACAAGATTCTTTTATTGATTTAAAAACAAAAGAATTGAATGCTTACAAAAATTCGGTAGAATATTCTCAGGAATTGGTGAACTACGGGATGGCTAACTATCTTGAAGTATTAAACGCCAATGTAAACTCGCTGAATGCCGAGCTGAACATTTCTAATGCACAATACAGTAAAATGAAAGCCGCAGTAGATTTATACAGAGCCTTAGGTGGTGGTTGGAAATAA
- a CDS encoding efflux RND transporter permease subunit has protein sequence MIKNFINRPVLSTVISILIVILGVLGLTALPVTQYPDIAPATVSVRANYTGANAETVMKSVVVPLEEQINGVEGMDYITSTAGNDGSAQIQVFFKQGVDADIAAVNVQNRVARASPLLPSEVTRAGVVTQKQQTSALMYLSFYSENKNIDDVYLQNFLNINVIPNLQRINGVGEANVFGGKNYSMRVWLDPAKLAAYGITPTEVTTAINDQSREAAAGSLGQNSGSSFEYIIKYVGKFSEKEQYDDIIIKSLPDGQNLMLKDVAKVELGGLSYSGVGENGDNPSISMGVFQTPGSNAQEIIENIKKQLKENEGSYPEGVKYTFNFDTNEFLDASIEKVIHTLIEAFILVFIVVYIFLQDFRSTLIPAIAVPVSIVGTFFFLNLFGYSLNLLTLFALVLAIGIVVDDAIVVVEAVHAKMENGVSNAKKATVEAMDEITGAIISITLVMAAVFIPVTFITGPTGVFYQQFGITLIIAIIISAVNALTLSPVLCSLFLKPHEDHHEDYKNKNFIQKFFYKFNIGFKTATDRYGRGFNFLIKHKWVTVVILIVTGGIIYWANGSMKKGFVPTEDRGIIFTDVQLPPGASMERTYNVLKTLQKDAMKIPGIQNVTISTGRGLLSGNGSNNGLAFIKLKPFDDRKGDGLSSEEISKRLFGLAGKVPDAKVVFFQPPSVPGFGNSAGFEMVLLDKSGGDFAELDAKTNEFIGNLMQRPEIEFAQTSFNTKYPQYMMEINVPLAKQKGVSVNDILATMQGYIGGIYGADFTKYGKQFRVMIQALPENRVSAEDLNQYYVKTSSGEMSPISQFVSLNKTYGPQSVGRYNLFTSVKITGANKAGFSSGDAITAVQEVAKETLDQNYDVEFTGLTREELSSGSQTLLIFALSLVFVYFILSAQYESYILPLVVVISLPLGVMGAYFGQKIMGLENNIYFQIALIMLVGLLAKNAILIIEFAVQRRHHGETIVESAINAAKARLRPILMTSLAFIFGLLPLVLASGIGAVGNRSIATGASIGLLIGTILGVFVIPVLYVVFQTLQEKIKPIKPKDINLAE, from the coding sequence ATGATAAAGAACTTTATTAACAGACCGGTTTTATCCACTGTAATCTCCATCCTGATCGTTATTCTCGGGGTTTTGGGACTTACAGCGCTTCCGGTTACACAGTATCCCGACATTGCACCGGCAACAGTGAGTGTGAGAGCAAACTATACCGGAGCCAACGCTGAAACCGTAATGAAGAGTGTGGTTGTTCCTTTGGAGGAGCAAATCAATGGTGTTGAAGGAATGGATTACATTACTTCAACAGCTGGAAACGACGGTTCGGCTCAGATTCAGGTGTTTTTCAAGCAGGGAGTTGATGCAGATATTGCTGCGGTAAACGTACAAAATCGTGTTGCTAGAGCTTCCCCTTTACTACCAAGTGAAGTGACAAGAGCGGGTGTTGTTACTCAGAAACAGCAGACAAGTGCATTGATGTACCTTTCTTTCTATTCTGAGAATAAAAATATTGATGACGTTTATCTTCAAAACTTTTTGAATATCAACGTTATCCCAAATCTTCAAAGAATTAATGGAGTAGGTGAAGCCAACGTTTTTGGTGGAAAAAACTACTCAATGAGAGTTTGGCTAGATCCTGCTAAATTGGCAGCATATGGAATTACACCAACTGAAGTTACAACTGCCATCAATGACCAAAGTAGAGAAGCAGCTGCAGGATCTTTAGGTCAAAACAGCGGAAGCTCTTTCGAATATATCATCAAATATGTCGGAAAGTTTAGTGAAAAAGAGCAGTACGATGACATTATCATTAAATCTCTTCCGGATGGCCAGAATTTAATGCTGAAAGATGTTGCTAAAGTAGAATTAGGTGGACTTTCTTATTCTGGAGTTGGTGAAAATGGTGATAATCCATCAATCAGTATGGGGGTTTTCCAGACTCCGGGATCGAATGCTCAGGAAATTATTGAAAATATCAAAAAACAGCTTAAGGAAAATGAAGGTTCATATCCTGAAGGCGTAAAATATACTTTTAACTTTGATACTAATGAGTTTTTGGATGCATCTATCGAAAAAGTAATTCATACTTTGATTGAAGCATTTATCTTGGTATTCATCGTGGTATATATTTTCTTACAGGATTTCAGATCAACTTTGATTCCGGCGATTGCGGTTCCGGTTTCGATCGTGGGTACCTTCTTTTTCCTAAATTTATTTGGATATTCATTAAACTTACTGACGCTTTTTGCTTTGGTACTGGCAATTGGTATTGTGGTCGATGATGCGATTGTCGTCGTCGAGGCTGTACACGCCAAGATGGAAAATGGTGTTTCTAATGCTAAAAAAGCAACCGTTGAGGCAATGGATGAAATCACAGGTGCGATTATCTCGATTACTTTGGTAATGGCAGCGGTATTTATTCCGGTAACATTTATTACAGGTCCTACCGGTGTATTTTATCAGCAATTTGGGATTACTTTGATTATTGCAATCATTATTTCAGCGGTAAATGCATTGACGTTGAGTCCGGTTTTATGTTCATTATTCTTAAAACCACACGAAGATCATCACGAAGATTATAAAAATAAAAATTTCATTCAGAAGTTCTTCTATAAATTTAATATCGGTTTCAAAACTGCAACTGACCGTTACGGAAGAGGATTTAATTTCCTGATTAAACATAAATGGGTGACTGTAGTTATTCTTATCGTTACAGGAGGAATTATCTATTGGGCTAACGGAAGCATGAAAAAAGGTTTCGTACCTACAGAAGACAGAGGAATTATCTTTACCGATGTTCAACTTCCTCCGGGAGCATCGATGGAAAGAACCTACAATGTTTTGAAAACTTTGCAGAAAGACGCCATGAAGATTCCTGGAATTCAGAATGTCACGATTTCTACGGGAAGAGGATTATTATCCGGAAACGGTAGTAATAACGGACTTGCCTTCATTAAATTAAAACCTTTTGACGATAGAAAAGGAGATGGCTTATCTTCTGAAGAAATTTCGAAACGATTATTTGGTCTAGCAGGAAAAGTGCCGGATGCGAAAGTAGTATTCTTCCAGCCGCCAAGTGTGCCGGGATTCGGTAACAGTGCAGGTTTTGAAATGGTACTTTTGGATAAATCAGGAGGTGATTTTGCTGAATTGGATGCTAAAACCAACGAATTCATCGGAAACTTAATGCAGAGACCGGAAATTGAATTTGCTCAGACTTCATTCAATACCAAATATCCGCAGTACATGATGGAGATCAATGTTCCTTTAGCTAAGCAAAAAGGAGTTTCTGTGAATGATATTTTGGCAACGATGCAGGGATATATCGGTGGAATTTACGGAGCTGACTTTACTAAATACGGAAAACAGTTCAGAGTAATGATTCAAGCACTTCCTGAAAACAGAGTCAGTGCAGAAGATCTTAATCAATATTATGTGAAGACAAGTTCAGGAGAAATGTCACCAATTTCACAGTTTGTAAGTTTGAATAAGACTTATGGTCCACAATCTGTTGGTCGTTACAACTTATTTACTTCGGTGAAAATCACAGGAGCCAACAAAGCCGGATTCAGTTCTGGTGATGCGATTACTGCGGTTCAGGAGGTTGCAAAAGAAACCTTGGATCAGAATTATGATGTTGAATTTACAGGTCTTACAAGAGAAGAATTAAGTTCAGGATCTCAGACATTATTGATCTTTGCTTTGAGTTTAGTATTCGTTTATTTCATCCTTTCTGCTCAGTACGAAAGTTACATTTTGCCTTTGGTTGTAGTTATTTCACTTCCTCTTGGGGTGATGGGCGCTTATTTCGGACAGAAAATAATGGGATTAGAGAACAACATTTACTTCCAGATTGCATTGATCATGTTGGTTGGATTATTGGCGAAAAATGCGATTTTAATTATCGAATTTGCGGTTCAGAGAAGACATCATGGTGAAACAATTGTAGAGTCGGCAATTAATGCAGCTAAGGCTAGATTGAGACCGATTTTGATGACGTCATTAGCCTTTATCTTCGGTTTATTACCATTGGTTTTAGCAAGCGGAATTGGTGCTGTTGGTAACCGATCAATTGCAACAGGTGCTTCGATTGGACTATTGATAGGTACGATCTTAGGAGTTTTTGTAATTCCTGTGTTGTACGTGGTTTTCCAGACGTTACAGGAGAAAATCAAGCCAATCAAACCAAAAGACATCAATTTAGCTGAATAA
- a CDS encoding efflux RND transporter periplasmic adaptor subunit translates to MTNKLILFSVAAFSLTACKKEAPKQDGPKPFPVISVENKNITGYDIFPASIQGRVNNDVRAKISGYITQVLVDEGQYVTKGQPLFRLETNTLNETAAAAKAGVGAAQSNIAAAQAAVNAAQVEVNKLKPLVEKNIISNIQLQTAQANLSQAQAQVQQAIAARQQANANYKGAAANVDYSIIRAPISGVIGKLPLKVGSLVGPTDQMALTTISDTSEVFAYFSMNEKEYFDFLEKSVGASVPEKIKNLPMVELQLANGSLYPEKGRIEAITGSIDATTGTIQFRVAFKNAQKLLSNGNSGTIRFPKTFDNVLVVPESATYEQQGIVYVYKVEKDTARNTVVEVIERIDNLALIKSGLKKGEVIIAAGTGNIKPGTAVKPKKVSMDSLVQSVKPKF, encoded by the coding sequence ATGACAAACAAGCTTATACTATTTTCTGTAGCAGCATTTTCTCTGACTGCCTGCAAAAAAGAAGCTCCGAAACAGGATGGTCCCAAACCATTTCCTGTAATATCAGTAGAAAATAAAAATATAACGGGATACGATATTTTCCCTGCAAGTATTCAGGGTAGAGTAAACAATGACGTGAGAGCCAAAATTTCGGGTTATATCACTCAGGTTTTGGTAGATGAAGGGCAATATGTAACGAAAGGACAACCTTTATTCCGTCTAGAAACTAATACTTTAAATGAAACTGCAGCAGCAGCGAAAGCAGGAGTAGGTGCCGCACAATCTAATATTGCAGCAGCTCAGGCGGCAGTAAATGCAGCACAGGTTGAAGTAAACAAGTTGAAACCTTTGGTTGAAAAAAATATTATCAGCAATATTCAGCTTCAAACTGCACAAGCTAATCTTTCTCAGGCTCAGGCTCAGGTTCAGCAGGCAATCGCTGCAAGACAACAGGCAAATGCAAATTACAAAGGAGCAGCTGCTAATGTTGATTATTCAATTATTCGTGCGCCTATATCCGGTGTGATTGGTAAATTACCTTTAAAAGTAGGAAGTTTAGTAGGACCAACAGACCAAATGGCACTAACGACGATTTCAGATACTTCAGAAGTATTTGCCTATTTTTCAATGAATGAAAAAGAATATTTCGATTTCCTTGAAAAATCTGTCGGAGCATCTGTTCCTGAAAAAATAAAAAACCTTCCGATGGTTGAATTACAATTGGCAAACGGAAGTTTATATCCTGAAAAAGGAAGAATAGAGGCTATTACAGGTTCTATCGACGCAACAACCGGAACGATTCAGTTCAGAGTTGCATTCAAAAATGCACAGAAACTTTTAAGCAACGGAAATAGTGGAACGATAAGATTCCCTAAAACATTTGACAATGTTTTGGTGGTTCCGGAAAGTGCAACTTATGAACAGCAAGGTATTGTTTACGTTTATAAAGTTGAAAAAGACACCGCAAGAAATACCGTTGTTGAAGTAATCGAAAGAATTGACAATTTAGCTTTAATAAAATCCGGGCTTAAAAAAGGTGAAGTCATTATTGCAGCAGGTACAGGAAACATTAAGCCTGGAACTGCCGTAAAACCTAAAAAAGTAAGCATGGATAGTCTTGTACAATCAGTAAAACCGAAATTCTAA
- a CDS encoding GbsR/MarR family transcriptional regulator yields the protein MNKSIEIDEKIFQDAVKFCSTMFNLPPLASKIYSYLIFDFEKVGITFDEFVDVFSASKSSVSTNIKLLLNAQLIIDVNKIDERRRYFYTNTEYKKVRFEKIVQKMQDELNLIEALRKFRKLKKVDDKDFEDKMEVYKSLLNKNIVNIQESLNKL from the coding sequence ATGAATAAAAGTATAGAAATTGACGAGAAGATCTTTCAGGATGCAGTAAAGTTTTGCAGCACGATGTTTAATCTTCCTCCATTGGCTTCTAAAATCTATTCCTATCTTATTTTCGATTTTGAAAAGGTAGGAATTACTTTTGATGAATTTGTGGATGTTTTTTCAGCAAGCAAAAGTTCGGTTTCCACCAATATCAAATTGCTGCTCAATGCTCAATTGATTATTGATGTAAATAAAATAGATGAGCGAAGAAGGTATTTTTACACCAACACCGAGTACAAGAAAGTGAGGTTTGAAAAGATTGTTCAGAAAATGCAGGACGAGCTCAACCTGATAGAAGCCCTTCGGAAATTCAGAAAATTAAAGAAAGTAGATGACAAGGATTTTGAAGATAAAATGGAAGTCTACAAATCTCTTTTAAATAAAAATATCGTAAATATTCAGGAATCACTTAATAAACTATAA
- a CDS encoding GNAT family N-acetyltransferase, with protein MTQNNTIKFRKAEISDKDIIWEIIQQSIERRRIDGSTQWQNGYPNEQTVESDIAKNFGFVFTVNDEIAVYVALIFNDEPAYSTIDGAWLTNGEFVVIHRVAVSERFAGQGLAKKLFDVIEDYVKSQNVHSIKVDTNFDNYAMLKILENKGYIYCGEVLLNSGMRKAFEKVLI; from the coding sequence ATGACTCAAAATAATACCATCAAATTCAGGAAAGCAGAAATTTCAGATAAAGATATCATCTGGGAAATCATTCAACAATCTATTGAACGAAGAAGAATTGATGGCAGTACACAATGGCAAAATGGTTATCCAAATGAGCAAACAGTTGAAAGTGATATCGCTAAAAATTTCGGATTTGTATTTACGGTAAATGATGAGATTGCCGTATATGTTGCCTTGATTTTTAATGATGAACCGGCCTACAGTACTATAGATGGAGCTTGGCTTACCAATGGTGAATTTGTTGTCATTCATAGAGTTGCAGTTTCTGAGAGGTTTGCAGGACAAGGTCTTGCCAAAAAACTATTCGATGTCATTGAAGACTATGTAAAGTCTCAAAATGTGCATAGCATAAAGGTCGATACCAATTTTGACAACTACGCAATGCTCAAGATTTTAGAAAATAAAGGGTATATTTATTGTGGTGAAGTTCTTTTGAATTCCGGAATGAGAAAAGCGTTTGAAAAGGTATTGATTTAA
- a CDS encoding DUF2007 domain-containing protein: MERNTRVSVFESDKPSEIQLIKSKLEDAQITNAVENNYLTFTTTPTATSLKVMVDLQDEKKAFDVIDAYLQQNQNQ; encoded by the coding sequence ATGGAACGTAACACGAGAGTATCAGTTTTTGAAAGTGATAAACCTTCAGAAATTCAGTTGATCAAGTCTAAATTAGAGGATGCGCAAATTACCAATGCCGTAGAAAATAATTATCTTACTTTTACGACAACGCCTACTGCGACATCGCTGAAGGTAATGGTAGATTTGCAAGATGAGAAGAAAGCATTTGATGTGATTGATGCTTATCTTCAACAAAATCAGAATCAATAA
- the lat gene encoding L-lysine 6-transaminase, protein MDNTLETKINKVKETVGKHVLADGFDFVMDIENSHGSWIHDSLTGKNYLDMFSMFGSASIGYNHPYLVERSEWLGKMAINKPTLADVYSKEYADFLETFERVVMPEELQYAFFIEGGAMGVENAMKACFDWKTRKNFDKGLDIEAGICIHFRQAFHGRSGYTLSLTNTSDPRKYQYFPMFEWPRILNPKLTFPITEENLEETINNERLALLNIGEAILSNPDKVACIIIEPIQAEGGDNHFRDEFFVELRKLCDEHEVLLIFDEVQTGIGITGKMWSFEHFSVRPDIIAFGKKTQVCGVLANKEKFDEVPNNVFRESSRINSTFGGNFIDMLRFQLVMEVIEKENLVENARIVGDYLLEGLQNLAQKYPEKISNARGRGLMCAIDLPTQEQRNDLRDILFEEGLIILSCGDQSIRFRPHLNVTKEEIQIALDKIESNINKI, encoded by the coding sequence ATGGACAATACACTAGAAACAAAAATAAATAAAGTAAAAGAAACCGTTGGAAAACACGTTCTGGCAGACGGTTTTGATTTTGTCATGGACATAGAAAACTCTCATGGATCTTGGATTCATGATTCACTTACAGGTAAAAATTATCTGGATATGTTTTCAATGTTCGGTTCGGCTTCGATTGGATATAATCATCCTTATTTGGTTGAAAGATCTGAATGGTTAGGCAAAATGGCCATCAATAAACCCACTTTGGCAGACGTTTATTCTAAAGAATATGCAGACTTTTTGGAGACTTTTGAAAGAGTTGTAATGCCAGAAGAACTTCAGTATGCATTTTTCATTGAAGGTGGAGCAATGGGTGTTGAGAATGCGATGAAAGCATGTTTTGATTGGAAAACAAGAAAAAATTTCGACAAAGGTCTTGATATTGAAGCCGGAATTTGTATTCATTTTAGACAGGCATTTCACGGAAGAAGCGGTTATACTTTGAGTTTAACAAATACTTCAGACCCCAGAAAATATCAGTATTTCCCAATGTTTGAATGGCCAAGAATTCTAAATCCAAAACTGACTTTCCCGATTACTGAAGAAAATCTTGAAGAAACCATCAATAATGAAAGATTAGCATTATTAAATATTGGTGAAGCAATTTTATCAAATCCTGACAAGGTTGCGTGCATCATCATCGAACCAATTCAGGCAGAAGGTGGCGACAACCATTTCAGAGATGAATTTTTTGTTGAATTAAGAAAATTGTGTGACGAGCATGAAGTTTTATTAATTTTTGATGAAGTACAAACAGGAATCGGAATCACAGGAAAAATGTGGTCTTTTGAACATTTCAGTGTAAGACCGGATATTATTGCTTTTGGTAAAAAAACTCAGGTTTGTGGAGTTTTAGCGAACAAAGAAAAATTTGATGAAGTTCCAAATAATGTTTTCAGAGAAAGCTCAAGAATCAATTCAACTTTTGGAGGTAACTTTATTGATATGCTGCGTTTCCAATTGGTAATGGAAGTGATTGAAAAAGAAAATTTAGTTGAAAATGCAAGAATTGTTGGTGACTATTTATTAGAAGGCTTACAAAACTTAGCTCAAAAATATCCTGAGAAAATTTCTAATGCAAGAGGAAGAGGGTTGATGTGTGCCATTGATTTGCCGACACAAGAACAAAGAAATGATTTGAGAGATATCTTATTTGAAGAAGGATTAATCATACTTTCATGTGGCGATCAGTCAATACGTTTCAGACCGCATTTGAATGTTACAAAAGAAGAAATTCAGATTGCTTTAGACAAAATTGAGAGCAATATTAATAAAATTTAA
- a CDS encoding aldehyde dehydrogenase family protein, with translation MLNHKNFTIPNILFILGKTKSNIYVKKIKDFGIEKSLKNLGIKDENKGTSMGGKFFASGKTIESYSPSDGRLIGKIKTSAEKDYDKVIETAQQAFKEFRMIPAPKRGEFVRQLGQKLREYKDDLGKLVSYEMGKSLQEGLGEVQEMIDICDFAVGLSRQLHGYTMHSERPGHRMYEQYHPLGIVGVITAFNFPVAVWAWNTALAWICGNVTIWKPSEKTPFCAIACQNIMIEVLKENNLPEGISSVLVSDHEIGQKLVDDKRVSLISFTGSTKVGRMVSSKVAERFGKSILELGGNNAIIISKDADLDMSIIGAVFGAVGTAGQRCTSTRRLIIHEDVYDEVKNRLVKAYGQLKIGNPLDENMHVGPLIDVHAVNQYELAIENCIQEGGKFVVEGGVLKGKDYESGCYVKPCIAEVENSFEIVQHETFAPILYLIKYKTLEEAIEIQNDVPQGLSSAIMTQNLREAELFLSQAGSDCGIANVNIGTSGAEIGGAFGGEKETGGGRESGSDVWKYYMRRQTNTINYTASLPLAQGIKFDL, from the coding sequence ATGTTAAATCATAAAAATTTTACCATTCCCAATATTCTTTTTATCTTAGGCAAAACGAAAAGTAACATTTATGTCAAAAAAATCAAAGATTTCGGAATTGAAAAATCTTTAAAAAATCTCGGAATAAAAGATGAAAATAAGGGAACCTCTATGGGAGGTAAATTTTTCGCTTCCGGGAAAACAATCGAAAGTTATTCACCGTCAGACGGAAGATTAATCGGAAAAATAAAAACTTCAGCAGAGAAAGATTACGACAAAGTAATTGAAACTGCACAGCAAGCTTTCAAAGAATTCAGAATGATCCCTGCTCCTAAGAGAGGAGAGTTTGTAAGACAATTGGGTCAGAAATTAAGAGAATATAAAGACGATTTGGGGAAACTCGTTTCTTACGAAATGGGAAAATCTTTACAGGAAGGTCTTGGTGAAGTTCAGGAAATGATCGACATCTGCGATTTTGCGGTAGGTCTTTCAAGACAGCTTCACGGGTACACCATGCATTCAGAAAGACCAGGTCACAGAATGTACGAACAATATCATCCACTTGGAATTGTGGGTGTGATTACCGCTTTCAACTTTCCGGTGGCTGTTTGGGCTTGGAATACCGCTTTAGCTTGGATTTGCGGAAACGTTACCATCTGGAAACCATCAGAAAAAACTCCTTTCTGTGCAATTGCTTGTCAGAATATCATGATAGAAGTTCTAAAAGAAAACAATCTTCCAGAAGGTATTTCGAGTGTTTTGGTTTCAGATCACGAGATCGGACAAAAATTAGTCGATGACAAACGAGTTTCATTGATTTCATTTACAGGTTCAACCAAAGTAGGAAGAATGGTTTCTTCTAAAGTGGCTGAAAGATTCGGAAAATCAATCCTTGAATTGGGCGGAAACAACGCCATCATTATTTCTAAAGATGCCGATCTGGATATGTCAATCATTGGAGCTGTTTTTGGAGCGGTAGGAACTGCAGGACAAAGATGTACTTCGACAAGAAGATTGATTATTCATGAAGATGTTTATGACGAAGTAAAGAACCGTTTGGTAAAAGCTTACGGACAATTGAAAATTGGAAATCCTTTGGATGAAAATATGCACGTTGGACCGCTTATCGACGTTCACGCAGTGAATCAATACGAATTAGCGATTGAAAACTGTATTCAGGAAGGTGGGAAATTTGTTGTGGAAGGTGGAGTTTTGAAAGGGAAAGATTACGAATCAGGATGCTACGTAAAACCGTGTATCGCTGAAGTTGAAAATTCTTTTGAAATCGTACAGCATGAAACTTTTGCACCAATTTTATATTTAATTAAATACAAAACCTTAGAAGAAGCTATTGAAATTCAGAATGATGTTCCTCAGGGATTATCTTCTGCAATTATGACGCAGAACTTGAGAGAAGCAGAATTATTCCTTTCTCAAGCCGGTTCAGACTGTGGAATTGCCAACGTTAACATTGGAACTTCAGGTGCTGAAATTGGCGGAGCTTTTGGTGGTGAAAAAGAAACAGGAGGCGGAAGAGAATCTGGCTCTGATGTCTGGAAATACTATATGAGAAGACAAACCAATACGATTAATTACACGGCAAGTCTTCCATTAGCTCAGGGAATTAAATTTGATTTATAA
- a CDS encoding SPFH domain-containing protein: MEKVLKPMSGYLALVICLVLLGASGYLFVTGVDENITFVILAIACFLLSCFFMKGLMIIQPNHSRVLNFFGKYVGSVKDNGLFFINPLYSSQKMSLRSENLQGQTLKVNDKMGNPIEIGVVMVWKVGDTYKAAFDVERYSDFVKMQSEAAVRHLAMSFPYDNLEDDHAPITLREGGEKINSILEQELTDRLSKAGIIIQEARISHLAYASEIAGAMLQRQQATAIVAARTKIVEGAVGMVDLALKKISEENIVELDDERKAAMVSNLMVVLCGEKAAQPILNAGTLYN; this comes from the coding sequence ATGGAAAAAGTTTTAAAACCTATGTCAGGCTATCTTGCCCTCGTTATTTGTTTAGTATTATTGGGAGCTTCAGGTTACCTTTTTGTTACCGGAGTTGACGAGAATATCACATTTGTTATTTTAGCAATTGCATGTTTTCTGTTGAGCTGTTTCTTTATGAAAGGTTTAATGATTATTCAACCAAACCATTCAAGAGTTTTGAATTTCTTTGGAAAATATGTTGGTTCGGTAAAAGACAACGGATTATTTTTTATCAACCCTTTGTATTCATCACAGAAAATGTCTCTGCGCTCTGAAAACCTCCAAGGGCAAACATTAAAAGTAAACGACAAAATGGGAAATCCCATTGAAATTGGTGTCGTAATGGTTTGGAAAGTAGGAGATACTTACAAAGCAGCTTTTGACGTTGAAAGATATTCAGATTTTGTAAAAATGCAGAGTGAGGCTGCCGTTCGTCATTTGGCCATGAGTTTTCCTTATGATAATCTGGAAGACGACCATGCACCAATTACTTTAAGAGAAGGTGGTGAAAAAATCAACTCTATTCTTGAACAAGAATTAACCGACCGACTTTCAAAAGCAGGAATTATCATTCAGGAAGCGAGAATTTCTCATTTGGCCTATGCATCGGAGATTGCAGGCGCAATGCTTCAAAGACAACAAGCGACAGCAATTGTGGCAGCAAGAACAAAAATCGTAGAAGGCGCAGTCGGAATGGTGGATTTAGCATTAAAGAAAATATCAGAAGAAAATATCGTTGAATTGGATGACGAAAGAAAAGCAGCTATGGTAAGTAATTTAATGGTCGTTCTTTGTGGCGAAAAAGCAGCACAACCGATTTTAAATGCAGGAACATTGTACAATTAA